A window of the Lysinibacillus irui genome harbors these coding sequences:
- a CDS encoding YgaP-like transmembrane domain yields the protein MMQQANLSEKNAFCRFAMGTGLTAFGIAKVSRNPNCTKGRLMIALGAMKMAEGLFKYCPTKSILNSNMQNAMNTSMQSMFSGQNSMSSEQIDKLMKDFSSAISGNSSGSQATTSKQSDTSTSTQNSSTSSNNAQNPS from the coding sequence ATGATGCAGCAAGCAAATTTAAGCGAAAAAAATGCATTTTGTCGTTTTGCCATGGGTACAGGTTTGACAGCATTTGGTATCGCGAAAGTTTCAAGAAATCCTAATTGTACAAAAGGTCGATTGATGATTGCATTAGGTGCCATGAAAATGGCAGAGGGATTGTTTAAATATTGTCCAACAAAGTCAATCTTAAACTCCAATATGCAAAATGCCATGAACACCTCTATGCAAAGTATGTTCAGCGGGCAAAATTCTATGTCTTCTGAACAAATCGATAAGCTCATGAAGGATTTTTCTTCTGCTATTTCTGGTAATTCTTCAGGTTCTCAAGCTACTACTTCAAAGCAATCTGATACCAGCACTTCAACTCAAAATTCCTCAACAAGTAGTAATAACGCTCAAAATCCTTCTTAG
- the purD gene encoding phosphoribosylamine--glycine ligase yields the protein MNVLVIGSGGREHAIAKQFSISPSVNKVFVAPGNDGMRGEVEVVSIDSMDFAGLAQFAKENDIALTFVGPEQPLAEGIVDFFTARDLRIFGPTKVAAQIESSKSYAKEIMNKYNIPTAAYETFTEAEKAIAYIKEQGAPIVIKADGLAAGKGVVVAMTEKEAIAAVQDMIGNQRFGESSSRVVIEEFLDGEEFSFMSFVHKGQIYPMVIAQDHKRAYDGDKGPNTGGMGAYSPVPQISQEVVDIAFQTIVEPTVKGMEADGASFTGILYAGLILTKNGPQVIEFNARFGDPETQVVLPRMVSDFGAFMMALMDEQPFDLQWSEEAMLGVVIAAEGYPGDVEKGKALPNLEALSTTHAVYHAGTKLVDGRFVGIGGRVLLIGAKASTLQEAQEKVYAGIATEKWDHFFYRKDIGWRTFK from the coding sequence ATGAATGTATTAGTAATAGGAAGTGGCGGTCGTGAGCATGCAATCGCTAAGCAATTTAGTATATCTCCATCCGTTAACAAAGTATTTGTCGCGCCAGGCAATGATGGCATGCGAGGCGAGGTAGAAGTGGTGTCTATTGATTCAATGGACTTTGCAGGTCTCGCTCAATTTGCTAAGGAAAATGATATTGCTTTAACATTTGTTGGTCCTGAACAGCCGCTTGCTGAGGGGATTGTTGATTTCTTTACAGCTCGTGACTTACGTATTTTTGGCCCTACAAAAGTTGCGGCTCAAATAGAAAGTAGTAAATCCTATGCGAAAGAAATTATGAACAAATACAACATCCCTACTGCAGCCTATGAAACGTTTACTGAAGCAGAAAAGGCAATAGCTTATATTAAAGAACAAGGAGCGCCTATCGTAATAAAAGCAGATGGTTTAGCTGCTGGTAAGGGCGTTGTTGTAGCGATGACAGAGAAAGAAGCTATTGCTGCCGTGCAGGATATGATTGGGAACCAACGATTCGGTGAATCTTCTTCACGTGTTGTCATTGAAGAGTTTTTAGATGGGGAAGAATTCTCCTTTATGTCCTTTGTGCATAAAGGACAGATTTATCCAATGGTTATTGCACAGGATCATAAACGTGCTTATGACGGGGATAAAGGACCAAACACTGGAGGAATGGGTGCTTATTCACCAGTACCACAAATTTCACAAGAGGTAGTTGATATTGCATTTCAAACGATTGTAGAGCCTACTGTTAAAGGAATGGAGGCTGATGGCGCTTCCTTTACAGGTATCTTATATGCAGGGTTGATTTTAACGAAAAATGGCCCTCAGGTAATAGAATTTAATGCACGTTTCGGTGATCCAGAAACACAAGTAGTCTTACCGCGCATGGTTTCAGATTTTGGGGCATTTATGATGGCATTAATGGATGAACAGCCATTTGATCTGCAATGGTCTGAAGAAGCAATGTTAGGTGTTGTCATTGCGGCAGAAGGATACCCTGGTGATGTTGAAAAAGGTAAAGCGTTACCAAATTTAGAGGCACTTTCTACAACACATGCAGTATACCATGCTGGTACAAAACTAGTGGACGGCCGATTTGTTGGTATTGGTGGACGTGTATTACTTATCGGTGCAAAAGCGTCTACATTACAGGAAGCACAGGAAAAAGTATATGCAGGCATAGCCACAGAAAAGTGGGATCACTTTTTCTACCGTAAAGATATTGGCTGGCGTACATTTAAGTAA
- the purH gene encoding bifunctional phosphoribosylaminoimidazolecarboxamide formyltransferase/IMP cyclohydrolase yields MTKRALISVSNKDGILEFAKELVALGYEILSTGGTKKMLQDNAVAVTAVDEVTKFPEILDGRVKTLNPMIHGGLLGKFDDASHQAQMNEHGIEPIEIVCVNLYPFVETISKPNVTWDDAIENIDIGGPTMLRSAAKNHQYVTVIVDSNDYATVLEELKANGATTIETRRKLAAKVFRHTAAYDSYISNYLTEEEFPESLTMTYELKQNLRYGENPHQKAAFYQKRLGSDFSLAYATQLHGKELSYNNIQDGNAALQIVKEFEKPAAVAVKHMNPCGVGTGNTLEAAFDKAYEADPTSIFGGIIALNMEVDAATAEKLSHIFLEIIIAPAFSQEALDILTKKKNIRLLTIPFEQAKQDQFNVVSVEGGLLVQEPDRYGFGNADIKVVTDREPTEQEWDALQLGWSVVKHVKSNAIVVTDSHMTLGVGAGQMNRVGAAKIAFEQAGEKAKGAALASDAFFPMSDTVEAAAAAGITAIIQPGGSIKDQDSIDKANEYGIAMVFTGVRHFKH; encoded by the coding sequence GTGACAAAACGTGCATTAATCAGTGTTTCCAATAAGGATGGTATTTTAGAATTTGCAAAGGAATTAGTAGCATTAGGTTATGAAATTTTATCAACTGGCGGTACAAAAAAAATGCTACAGGACAATGCAGTAGCTGTAACAGCAGTAGATGAAGTAACGAAATTCCCAGAAATTTTAGATGGCCGTGTTAAAACATTAAATCCAATGATTCATGGTGGTCTATTAGGGAAGTTTGACGATGCATCTCATCAAGCACAAATGAATGAGCATGGAATTGAGCCAATTGAGATTGTATGTGTTAATCTATATCCATTTGTTGAAACAATTTCAAAGCCTAATGTAACATGGGATGATGCAATTGAAAACATTGATATCGGTGGTCCAACAATGTTACGTTCTGCTGCAAAAAACCATCAATATGTAACAGTAATCGTGGACAGCAATGACTATGCAACAGTATTAGAAGAACTAAAAGCTAATGGTGCAACGACAATTGAAACACGTCGAAAACTAGCTGCAAAAGTTTTCCGTCACACAGCCGCTTATGATTCTTATATCTCAAACTACCTGACAGAGGAAGAGTTCCCAGAGAGCTTAACGATGACATATGAATTGAAGCAAAACTTACGCTATGGTGAAAACCCGCACCAAAAAGCGGCATTCTACCAAAAACGCCTTGGCTCTGATTTCTCATTAGCCTATGCAACACAATTACATGGTAAAGAGCTATCCTACAACAACATTCAAGATGGAAATGCAGCATTACAAATTGTAAAAGAATTTGAAAAGCCAGCTGCAGTAGCAGTGAAGCATATGAATCCATGTGGTGTTGGAACAGGTAACACATTAGAGGCAGCATTTGATAAAGCTTATGAAGCAGATCCAACATCTATTTTTGGTGGTATTATCGCATTAAATATGGAAGTGGATGCAGCAACGGCTGAGAAACTAAGTCATATTTTCCTTGAAATTATTATCGCACCAGCTTTCTCACAAGAAGCATTAGACATTTTAACCAAAAAGAAAAATATTCGCTTATTAACTATTCCTTTCGAACAAGCAAAACAAGATCAATTCAATGTAGTATCAGTTGAAGGCGGCCTGCTTGTACAAGAGCCAGATCGCTATGGCTTTGGCAATGCAGATATTAAGGTAGTGACAGATCGTGAGCCAACAGAACAAGAATGGGATGCACTACAACTTGGTTGGTCGGTTGTAAAGCATGTTAAATCAAATGCGATTGTTGTCACAGATTCTCATATGACACTTGGTGTAGGTGCAGGCCAAATGAACCGCGTTGGGGCAGCTAAAATTGCATTTGAGCAAGCAGGAGAAAAAGCAAAAGGTGCAGCACTAGCATCAGATGCATTTTTCCCAATGAGTGATACTGTTGAAGCTGCGGCTGCTGCTGGAATTACAGCGATTATTCAACCAGGTGGCTCAATCAAGGATCAAGATTCTATTGATAAAGCAAATGAATATGGTATTGCAATGGTATTTACAGGTGTACGCCATTTTAAACACTAA
- the purN gene encoding phosphoribosylglycinamide formyltransferase, whose product MTAPTKIAVFASGSGSNFQAIQEAIDRGELHAKVELVVTDKPGAFVVTRAENFGIPVLALNPKEFSSKAAYENAIIDALQKCDVKWIVLAGYMRLISDVLLAAFPQRIVNIHPSLLPAFPGKDAIGQAMNHGVKITGVTVHFVDEGMDTGPIIAQAAVPVIEGNQEATEAAIHEQEHLLYTKALKQLLQ is encoded by the coding sequence ATGACTGCACCAACAAAAATAGCCGTGTTTGCTTCAGGCAGCGGTAGTAATTTTCAAGCTATTCAAGAAGCTATTGATCGTGGGGAACTGCATGCAAAGGTTGAACTTGTGGTGACAGATAAGCCCGGTGCTTTTGTAGTGACACGTGCTGAAAACTTTGGGATTCCCGTGTTAGCTTTAAACCCAAAGGAATTTTCATCGAAGGCTGCTTACGAGAATGCTATTATTGATGCTTTACAAAAATGCGATGTTAAATGGATTGTACTTGCAGGATATATGCGTTTAATTAGTGACGTATTATTAGCCGCATTTCCACAACGAATAGTTAATATTCATCCTTCTTTATTGCCAGCATTCCCTGGAAAGGACGCCATCGGACAGGCAATGAATCATGGTGTGAAAATCACAGGTGTAACGGTCCATTTTGTAGATGAAGGGATGGATACTGGCCCGATTATCGCTCAGGCTGCAGTACCTGTTATAGAAGGAAATCAGGAGGCAACAGAAGCGGCCATTCACGAGCAAGAGCATCTATTATATACAAAAGCTTTAAAGCAATTATTACAGTAA
- the purM gene encoding phosphoribosylformylglycinamidine cyclo-ligase, whose amino-acid sequence MSKAYEQAGVNIEAGYEAVKRMKSHVERTNRLGVMGTFGGFGGMFDLSELQLKEPVLISGTDGVGTKLKLAFMVDKHDTIGVDCVAMCVNDIVAQGAEPLYFLDYVALGKAEPAKIEQIVKGVADGCVQSGAALIGGETAEMPGLYEEDEYDLAGFAVGACEKSDIITGEKIVEGDVLIGIASSGVHSNGYSLVRKIVFADHQYKVDAVVEGYEDLGPIGEALLVPTKLYAKPVLAALKAADVHGCAHVTGGGFYENLPRMMPEGLATEIDLGSWPVLRIFEFLKDKGQLEDKDLYNVFNMGIGFVIAVPADEADKVITAVEANGEKAYTIGRVIKGEGVVFNGSHDGSLV is encoded by the coding sequence GTGTCAAAGGCATATGAACAAGCAGGTGTAAATATAGAAGCGGGCTATGAAGCCGTTAAACGAATGAAGTCTCATGTTGAACGTACAAACCGTCTTGGTGTTATGGGAACGTTCGGTGGCTTTGGTGGCATGTTTGACTTGTCAGAACTTCAACTTAAAGAACCTGTTCTTATTTCAGGGACAGATGGTGTTGGAACAAAGCTAAAGCTAGCATTTATGGTAGATAAGCACGATACAATTGGCGTTGACTGTGTAGCCATGTGTGTTAATGATATAGTTGCCCAGGGAGCAGAGCCCTTGTACTTTTTAGATTACGTAGCTCTTGGAAAAGCTGAGCCTGCAAAAATCGAACAGATTGTTAAAGGTGTTGCAGATGGCTGTGTGCAATCTGGTGCGGCATTAATAGGTGGCGAAACTGCTGAAATGCCTGGTCTATATGAAGAGGATGAATATGATCTAGCTGGCTTTGCTGTAGGTGCATGCGAAAAATCTGACATTATTACAGGAGAAAAAATCGTAGAAGGTGATGTCCTAATTGGTATTGCATCAAGCGGTGTACATTCAAACGGTTATTCTTTAGTGCGTAAAATTGTCTTTGCAGATCATCAATACAAGGTTGATGCTGTTGTAGAAGGCTATGAAGATTTAGGACCAATTGGTGAGGCACTTCTCGTACCAACAAAGCTATACGCTAAGCCAGTATTAGCTGCTTTAAAGGCAGCCGATGTACATGGCTGTGCACATGTTACGGGTGGAGGATTCTATGAAAATCTACCACGTATGATGCCTGAAGGATTAGCAACTGAAATCGACCTAGGTTCTTGGCCTGTATTACGTATCTTTGAATTCCTGAAAGATAAAGGTCAGTTAGAAGATAAAGATTTATATAATGTGTTTAATATGGGTATTGGTTTTGTAATAGCTGTACCAGCAGATGAAGCTGATAAAGTCATCACAGCAGTAGAAGCAAATGGCGAAAAAGCATATACAATCGGCCGTGTTATTAAAGGTGAAGGCGTAGTATTTAATGGCTCACATGATGGGAGTCTAGTGTAA
- the purF gene encoding amidophosphoribosyltransferase, whose amino-acid sequence MLAELRGLNEECGVFGIWGNPNPAHLSYYGLHALQHRGQEGAGIVVSDGQHLRAVKGEGLVNDVFNEEKLKAVDGKAAIAHVRYTTAGGGGIENVQPLLFHSSTGSLSIAHNGNLVNATHLKQYLERQGSIFHSSSDTEVLAHLIKKSSHSPFRAKVKNALSLLKGAYSFLIMTKDEMLVARDPHGLRPLSLGKLGDGWVVASETCAFDLIGAEFVRSVEPGELIIINDEGVKSDRFADMEKRSMCAMEYVYLARPDSDIDGINVHMARKRMGKQLARECAHIEADVVTGVPDSSISAAIGFAEESGIPYELGLIKNRYVGRTFIQPTQELRERGVKMKLSPVVQVVKGKRVVMVDDSIVRGTTSRRIVKMLKDAGAAEVHVVISSPPMTNPCYYGIDTSTHEELIASSHNVDEIREAIGADSLTFLSVEGMVETIARPYEDDNRGLCLACFTGKYPTEIFPDTILPHEKELLR is encoded by the coding sequence ATGCTTGCTGAACTCAGAGGCTTAAACGAAGAATGTGGGGTGTTTGGTATTTGGGGTAACCCAAATCCAGCACACCTTAGCTATTACGGGCTCCATGCTCTTCAACACCGTGGACAAGAAGGTGCTGGAATTGTCGTTTCAGACGGACAGCATCTTCGCGCGGTGAAAGGCGAAGGACTAGTTAATGATGTTTTCAACGAAGAAAAATTAAAAGCAGTGGACGGCAAAGCAGCTATTGCTCATGTTCGTTACACGACTGCTGGTGGTGGCGGTATTGAAAATGTCCAGCCATTATTATTCCATTCCTCAACTGGTAGCCTTTCAATTGCCCATAACGGTAACTTGGTCAATGCGACACATTTAAAACAGTATTTAGAGCGACAAGGTAGTATTTTTCATTCAAGCTCTGATACAGAAGTGCTGGCGCATCTTATTAAGAAAAGCTCACATTCACCTTTCCGTGCGAAAGTGAAAAATGCCCTTTCTTTATTAAAGGGAGCGTATTCTTTCTTAATTATGACAAAGGATGAAATGCTTGTTGCACGTGATCCACATGGTTTACGTCCATTATCTCTAGGAAAGCTAGGAGATGGCTGGGTGGTAGCTTCTGAAACTTGTGCATTTGATTTAATTGGTGCAGAATTCGTTCGTTCTGTGGAACCAGGAGAACTAATCATTATTAACGATGAGGGTGTCAAATCAGATCGTTTTGCTGATATGGAAAAGCGTTCTATGTGTGCAATGGAGTATGTCTATTTAGCACGTCCTGACTCTGATATTGACGGTATTAACGTTCACATGGCACGTAAACGTATGGGGAAACAGCTTGCTCGTGAATGTGCGCATATTGAGGCTGATGTTGTAACAGGTGTACCTGATTCAAGTATTTCAGCAGCAATCGGCTTTGCAGAGGAAAGTGGTATCCCTTATGAACTAGGTCTTATTAAAAATCGCTATGTTGGTCGTACGTTTATTCAACCTACACAAGAATTACGTGAACGTGGCGTAAAAATGAAGCTTTCACCAGTTGTTCAAGTCGTAAAGGGTAAACGTGTAGTTATGGTGGACGACTCCATTGTTCGCGGCACAACATCACGTCGTATTGTCAAAATGTTAAAAGATGCTGGTGCAGCAGAGGTCCATGTTGTGATCTCATCTCCGCCGATGACAAACCCTTGTTATTATGGCATTGATACTTCCACACATGAGGAACTGATTGCCTCTAGTCATAATGTAGATGAAATTCGTGAAGCGATCGGTGCAGATTCTTTGACGTTCCTTTCTGTTGAAGGAATGGTAGAGACCATCGCTCGTCCCTATGAAGATGACAACCGTGGACTATGCTTAGCATGTTTTACAGGCAAATATCCAACCGAGATTTTCCCGGATACCATCTTACCACATGAAAAAGAACTGTTACGTTAA
- the purL gene encoding phosphoribosylformylglycinamidine synthase subunit PurL — protein sequence MSTTKFEPTAQQIKDEKLYAGMGMSDEEFAMVEGILGRLPNWTETGLFSVMWSEHCSYKNSKPVLRKFPTKGPQVLQGPGEGAGIVDIGDEQAVVFKMESHNHPSAIEPYQGAATGVGGIIRDVFSMGARPIAMLNSLRFGELKSARGKYLFEEVVAGIAGYGNCIGIPTVGGEIQFDPCYEGNPLVNAMCVGLIDHKDIQRGIAAGVGNTVMYVGAKTGRDGIHGATFASEELTEESENQRPAVQVGDPFMEKLLLEACLEVVKSDALVGIQDMGAAGLTSSSAEMASKAGSGVEMNLDLVPQRETGMTAYEMMLSESQERMLLVVKKGREDEIKAIFDKYDLDAVAIGRVTDDKMLRLLHNGEVVAEVPADALAEDAPVYHKPSAEPAYYAEFQAIENIEPVVTDYKETLNALLKAPTIASKEWVYDQYDYQVRTSTVVKPGSDAAVIRVRGTNKGLAMTTDCNSRYIYLDPEVGGAIAVAEAARNIVATGGTPLAITDCLNFGNPEKPEIFWQIEKSADGISAACTALNAPVIGGNVSLYNERSGEAVYPTPTIGMVGLIEDLAHVTTQEVKCAGDIVFVIGETKTEFGGSELQKLLNNGVISGKAPAIDLDVEAARQQALLKAIKAGLVQSAHDVAEGGLAVAIAETTFGANGLGVDVTLSGSATTALFSESQSRFVVTVKEENTAAFVEIMKDAQKIGVVTNDALVKINGDKGVLVEGTVEEFRSNWKGAIPCLLNSEA from the coding sequence ATGTCAACAACTAAGTTTGAGCCAACAGCACAGCAAATTAAAGATGAAAAGCTATACGCTGGTATGGGGATGTCAGACGAAGAATTTGCAATGGTAGAAGGTATTTTAGGACGTCTACCTAACTGGACAGAGACAGGTCTTTTCTCAGTAATGTGGTCTGAGCACTGCTCTTACAAAAATTCAAAGCCAGTATTACGTAAATTCCCTACAAAAGGTCCTCAAGTTTTACAAGGACCAGGTGAAGGCGCAGGGATTGTCGATATTGGTGACGAACAAGCAGTAGTATTTAAAATGGAATCTCATAACCATCCATCTGCGATTGAACCTTATCAAGGAGCTGCTACTGGTGTAGGCGGTATTATTCGTGATGTTTTCTCTATGGGTGCACGTCCAATCGCCATGTTAAATTCATTACGCTTTGGTGAATTAAAATCGGCGCGTGGTAAATATCTTTTTGAAGAAGTCGTTGCTGGTATTGCTGGGTATGGTAACTGTATTGGAATTCCAACAGTAGGCGGTGAAATTCAATTTGATCCGTGTTATGAAGGAAATCCACTAGTAAATGCGATGTGTGTCGGTTTAATCGACCATAAGGATATTCAACGTGGTATTGCAGCTGGCGTAGGTAATACAGTTATGTACGTTGGTGCGAAAACAGGTCGTGACGGAATTCATGGTGCAACATTTGCCTCCGAAGAATTAACTGAGGAATCAGAAAACCAACGTCCAGCAGTACAAGTGGGAGATCCATTTATGGAGAAGCTTTTACTTGAAGCTTGTTTAGAGGTTGTCAAATCCGATGCTTTAGTTGGTATTCAAGATATGGGTGCTGCTGGTCTTACTTCTTCTTCAGCAGAAATGGCATCAAAGGCTGGTTCTGGTGTAGAAATGAACTTAGACTTAGTCCCTCAACGTGAGACAGGTATGACAGCTTATGAAATGATGTTATCTGAGTCTCAAGAACGTATGCTACTAGTTGTGAAAAAAGGTCGCGAAGATGAAATTAAAGCGATTTTTGATAAATATGATTTAGATGCTGTTGCAATCGGTCGAGTGACTGATGATAAAATGCTTCGTCTATTACACAACGGAGAAGTTGTAGCTGAAGTACCTGCTGATGCACTTGCAGAAGATGCACCCGTTTATCATAAGCCATCTGCAGAGCCTGCATACTATGCAGAGTTCCAAGCAATTGAAAATATAGAGCCTGTTGTGACAGATTACAAAGAGACATTAAATGCATTATTAAAAGCACCAACAATTGCCTCTAAAGAGTGGGTATATGATCAATATGATTATCAAGTGCGTACATCCACAGTTGTTAAACCGGGATCTGATGCTGCCGTTATTCGTGTACGTGGTACAAATAAAGGTTTAGCAATGACAACAGACTGTAACTCTCGTTATATTTACCTAGATCCAGAAGTGGGCGGTGCTATTGCTGTAGCTGAAGCAGCTCGTAATATCGTGGCAACTGGTGGTACGCCACTTGCCATTACAGACTGCTTGAACTTTGGTAATCCAGAGAAACCAGAAATCTTCTGGCAAATTGAAAAATCTGCTGATGGTATTTCAGCTGCATGTACGGCATTAAATGCCCCAGTTATTGGTGGTAACGTCTCACTTTACAATGAACGTTCAGGCGAAGCGGTTTATCCAACGCCAACAATTGGTATGGTTGGTCTTATTGAAGATTTAGCTCATGTCACTACACAAGAAGTAAAATGTGCAGGAGATATCGTATTTGTGATTGGTGAGACTAAAACCGAGTTTGGTGGGTCAGAGCTTCAAAAACTATTAAATAATGGGGTTATTTCAGGGAAAGCACCTGCCATCGATTTAGATGTAGAAGCAGCACGTCAGCAAGCTTTATTAAAGGCTATTAAAGCTGGTCTTGTACAATCAGCTCATGACGTAGCTGAAGGTGGCCTAGCGGTGGCTATTGCTGAAACAACATTCGGTGCAAACGGTCTTGGTGTTGATGTAACATTATCAGGCTCTGCAACCACTGCATTATTCAGCGAGAGTCAATCTCGTTTTGTTGTAACAGTTAAAGAAGAAAATACAGCTGCATTTGTAGAAATTATGAAAGACGCTCAAAAAATTGGTGTCGTAACAAACGATGCACTAGTTAAAATCAACGGGGACAAAGGTGTGCTTGTAGAAGGTACAGTGGAGGAATTCCGTTCTAATTGGAAAGGAGCAATCCCATGCTTGCTGAACTCAGAGGCTTAA
- the purQ gene encoding phosphoribosylformylglycinamidine synthase subunit PurQ: MKFAVLVFPGSNCDIDMYHAIKDELGEEVEYVWHTATDLSGFDGVLVPGGFSYGDYLRCGAMANQSNIMAEVKKAADAGKPVLGVCNGFQILTEAGLLPGALLRNKNLKFMCRTVQLKVENNNTLFTNQYEQGQIINIPIAHGEGNYYCDEETLQSLKDNNQIVFTYSGDNPNGSLEDIAGIINERGNVLGMMPHPERAVDALVGGADGLAVFKSIVKQWRENHVNN; the protein is encoded by the coding sequence ATGAAATTCGCAGTACTCGTATTCCCTGGGTCAAACTGTGACATCGATATGTATCATGCCATTAAAGACGAGCTAGGTGAAGAAGTAGAATATGTATGGCATACAGCAACAGATCTAAGTGGGTTTGATGGCGTTTTAGTACCTGGAGGCTTCTCTTACGGAGATTATCTTCGTTGTGGTGCAATGGCTAATCAATCTAACATTATGGCAGAGGTTAAAAAAGCAGCTGATGCTGGTAAACCAGTTCTAGGTGTATGTAATGGCTTCCAAATCCTAACAGAAGCTGGTTTATTGCCAGGAGCTTTACTGCGCAATAAAAATTTAAAATTTATGTGCCGCACAGTACAGCTAAAAGTTGAAAACAACAATACATTATTTACAAATCAATATGAGCAAGGTCAAATCATTAATATTCCAATCGCACATGGTGAAGGAAATTACTACTGTGATGAGGAAACATTACAATCACTAAAAGATAATAATCAAATTGTATTCACATACTCAGGTGATAATCCAAACGGTTCTTTAGAAGATATCGCAGGGATTATAAATGAACGCGGCAATGTATTAGGGATGATGCCACACCCAGAGCGTGCTGTTGATGCACTGGTGGGCGGAGCTGACGGTCTAGCAGTATTTAAATCAATTGTGAAGCAGTGGAGGGAAAATCATGTCAACAACTAA
- the purS gene encoding phosphoribosylformylglycinamidine synthase subunit PurS — MKKVKIYVTLRESILDPQGSAVQGSLAKMGYGEVADLRIGKYLELTIKDTERDIDTLVKEMCEKVLTNVVIEDYRYEVEEAN, encoded by the coding sequence ATGAAAAAAGTAAAAATCTATGTAACATTACGTGAGAGCATTCTTGACCCACAAGGCTCTGCAGTACAAGGTTCTTTAGCTAAAATGGGCTACGGTGAAGTAGCGGATTTACGTATCGGTAAATATCTTGAACTAACAATTAAAGATACAGAACGTGACATTGATACTCTAGTAAAAGAAATGTGTGAAAAGGTTTTAACGAACGTTGTAATTGAAGACTACCGTTACGAAGTCGAGGAGGCTAACTAA
- the purC gene encoding phosphoribosylaminoimidazolesuccinocarboxamide synthase, translated as MTKGQLLYEGKAKKLYTTEEENVLLVEYKDSATAFNGEKKEEIEGKGILNNRITSLIFEKLQANGIASHFVKQLSDTQQLVKKVEIIPIEVVVRNIAAGSLAKRLGLEEGTALKRPIVEFYYKDDELGDPLITTEHIDLLDLATSTEVTAIYDGALAVNKVLQPIFADVNVTLIDFKLEFGRDTNGNVLLADEISPDTCRLWDATTKQKLDKDVFRRDLGNLTEVYTIILSRLGGK; from the coding sequence ATGACTAAAGGTCAACTTTTGTATGAAGGTAAAGCAAAAAAATTGTACACAACTGAGGAAGAAAATGTGCTTCTTGTTGAGTATAAGGATAGTGCAACAGCATTCAATGGTGAAAAAAAAGAAGAAATAGAAGGCAAGGGCATTTTAAATAATCGCATTACTTCATTAATTTTCGAAAAATTACAAGCAAACGGAATTGCGTCACATTTCGTAAAACAATTATCTGATACGCAACAACTTGTAAAAAAAGTAGAAATTATTCCGATTGAAGTGGTTGTTCGTAATATAGCTGCTGGAAGTTTAGCAAAACGTCTTGGTCTGGAAGAAGGCACAGCTTTAAAAAGACCAATCGTCGAATTTTATTATAAAGATGATGAGTTAGGCGATCCCCTTATTACAACAGAGCATATAGATCTTCTTGACCTTGCGACTTCTACTGAAGTAACTGCTATTTATGATGGGGCACTAGCGGTTAACAAAGTTCTACAGCCAATCTTTGCAGATGTTAATGTGACACTAATTGATTTCAAATTAGAATTTGGCCGTGATACGAATGGCAATGTATTATTAGCTGATGAAATTTCACCGGATACTTGCAGACTTTGGGATGCAACAACAAAGCAAAAGTTAGACAAAGATGTTTTTCGTCGTGACCTTGGTAATTTAACTGAAGTTTATACTATTATACTTTCTAGACTCGGAGGCAAATAA